From one Papio anubis isolate 15944 chromosome 12, Panubis1.0, whole genome shotgun sequence genomic stretch:
- the OLR120 gene encoding olfactory receptor 120 produces the protein MLALTDLCMGFSTVPTVLGILLGFIQEISLDSCVAQSYFIHGLSFMESSVLLAMAFDRYIAICNPLRYSSILTNDKIMKIGVAILCRSSLLIPPVIIRLKFLNYCRPHILSHSFCLHQDLIRMACSDIRFNNVYGLALVISSLLLDAVLILISYVMILHTVVAIASWEERLKSLQTCVSHICAVLVFYIPIIGLTMVHRFGKHLSPLVHILMGNSYILFPPMMNPIIYSIKTQQIRRRVQRLFSLKRA, from the coding sequence ATGCTGGCCCTCACTGACCTTTGCATGGGGTTTTCTACTGTGCCCACGGTGCTGGGGATCCTGTTGGGGTTCATTCAAGAGATCAGCCTGGATTCCTGCGTTGCCCAGTCCTATTTCATACATGGTCTGTCCTTCATGGAGTCCTCTGTCCTCCTCGCTATGGCTTTTGACCGCTACATCGCCATTTGCAACCCACTGCGCTATTCTTCCATCCTAACTAATGACAAAATCATGAAGATTGGGGTGGCAATCTTATGTAGGAGTTCTTTGCTAATACCTCCAGTCATCATCCGTTTGAAATTCTTGAATTATTGCCGTCCTCACATCCTTTCTCACTCCTTCTGCCTGCACCAAGACTTAATTAGAATGGCCTGTTCGGACATCCGCTTTAACAATGTCTATGGTCTCGCCCTTGTGATCAGTAGCCTGTTGTTAGATGCAGTGCTCATACTTATCTCCTATGTTATGATTTTGCATACAGTCGTGGCCATTGCATCCTGGGAGGAGAGACTCAAGTCTTTGCAGACCTGTGTATCTCACAtctgtgctgttttggttttcTACATCCCAATCATTGGTCTGACCATGGTGCATCGCTTTGGGAAACACCTCTCACCACTGGTTCACATCCTCATGGGCAATAGCTATATCCTTTTCCCACCCATGATGAACCCTATTATTTATAGTATCAAGACCCAACAGATACGAAGAAGAGTCCAGAGATTGTTCTCCTTGAAAAGAGCGTAA